A genomic stretch from Solanum stenotomum isolate F172 chromosome 8, ASM1918654v1, whole genome shotgun sequence includes:
- the LOC125874296 gene encoding subtilisin-like protease SBT1.2, which translates to MELNFQFYFLCFLLCFIPLLQAQNLQTYIVQLHPQHASTRTPFSSKLQWHLSFLENFISSGENSSSRLLYSYHSAFEGFAALLSENELKALKKSNNVLSIYPERKLEVQTTYSYKFLGLSPTKEGTWLKSGFGRGAIIGVLDTGIWPESPSFVDHGMSPIPKKWKGICHEGKNFNSSSCNRKLIGARFFQIGHMMASKTSKSIDFMEDYVSPRDSQGHGTHTASTAGGAPVPMASVLGNGAGEARGMAPGAHIAIYKVCWSSGCYSSDILAAMDVAIRDGVDILSLSIGGFPVPLYEDTIAIGSFRAMERGVSVICAAGNNGPIPSSVANVAPWIATIGASTLDRKFPAIIQLGNGKYVYGESLYPGKQVHNSQKVLEIVYLNDGDNGSEFCLRGSLPRAKVRGKIVVCDRGVNGRAEKGQVVKESGGVAMILANTAVNMEEDSVDVHVLPATLIGFDESIQLQSYMNSTRKPTARIIFGGTVIGKSSAPAVAQFSSRGPSFTDPSVLKPDVIAPGVNIIAAWPQNLGPSGLAEDSRRVNFTVLSGTSMACPHVSGIAALLHSIHPKWSPAAIKSALMTTADTTNHQGKPIMDGDTRAGLFAIGAGHVNPGRSDDPGLIYDINANDYITHLCTIGYKNSEIFSITHKNVSCHDVLQKNRGFSLNYPSISVIFKAGKTRKMITRRVTNVGSHNSIYSVEIVAPEGVKVRVKPRRLVFKHVNQSLSYRVWFISRKRIGTQRRSFAEGQLMWINSRDKYQKVRSPISVAWASKK; encoded by the exons atggAACTCAATTTCCAATTCTATTTTCTCTGTTTTCTACTCTGTTTTATTCCCCTGCTACAAGCTCAAAATTTGCAAACTTATATAGTACAATTACATCCACAACATGCATCAACAAGAACCCCTTTTAGTTCTAAACTTCAGTGGCACCTttcatttcttgaaaatttcatTTCCTCAGGCGAAAACTCGAGTTCTCGCCTTTTGTACTCTTACCATTCTGCATTTGAAGGTTTTGCAGCTCTTCTATCTGAAAATGAGCTAAAGGCACTGAAGAAATCGAATAATGTGTTATCGATATATCCGGAGAGGAAGCTTGAGGTTCAAACAACTTATTCTTACAAGTTCTTAGGACTTAGTCCTACAAAGGAAG gTACTTGGTTAAAGTCTGGATTTGGTCGAGGCGCGATCATTGGAGTTCTTGATACTGGAATTTGGCCAGAAAGTCCAAGTTTTGTTGATCATGGAATGTCTCCTATTCCAAAGAAATGGAAAGGTATCTGCCATGAAggaaaaaacttcaattcttcaagtTGCAATCGCAAGCTTATTGGTGCAAGGTTTTTCCAGATAGGACACATGATGGCATCAAAGACATCAAAATCAATAGATTTTATGGAGGATTATGTATCGCCTCGAGATTCTCAAGGACATGGTACACATACAGCATCTACTGCAGGGGGAGCTCCCGTTCCAATGGCGAGTGTGCTTGGAAATGGAGCAGGAGAAGCTCGAGGGATGGCCCCTGGTGCTCATATCGCGATATACAAAGTTTGTTGGTCCAGTGGTTGTTATAGTTCTGATATACTTGCAGCAATGGATGTAGCTATTAGAGATGGAGTAGACATATTGTCTCTTTCAATTGGTGGTTTCCCTGTTCCACTTTATGAGGATACTATTGCTATTGGCAGTTTTCGAGCTATGGAACGTGGAGTTTCAGTTATATGTGCTGCAGGAAATAATGGTCCAATTCCAAGTTCAGTAGCAAATGTGGCTCCTTGGATTGCCACTATTGGTGCTAGCACACTTGACAGGAAATTTCCAGCAATAATTCAGCTAG GTAATGGCAAGTATGTGTATGGAGAATCCTTGTACCCGGGCAAACAAGTTCATAATTCTCAGAAAGTTCTTGAGATTGTTTATCTCAATGACGGTGATAATGGAAGTGAATTTTGCTTAAGAGGGTCTCTTCCAAGAGCAAAAGTCCGTGGAAAAATCGTTGTATGTGATCGTGGAGTTAATGGAAGAGCAGAGAAAGGTCAAGTTGTTAAAGAATCAGGTGGTGTTGCCATGATCCTAGCAAATACAGCAGTAAATATGGAGGAGGATTCTGTCGACGTACATGTCCTACCTGCAACATTGATTGGTTTCGACGAATCAATTCAGTTGCAAAGCTATATGAACTCAACGAGAAAACCAACAGCTCGAATTATATTTGGAGGAACAGTTATAGGAAAATCTAGTGCACCTGCTGTAGCACAATTTTCTTCAAGGGGTCCAAGTTTTACTGATCCTTCAGTTCTCAAACCTGATGTGATTGCTCCAG GTGTCAACATAATCGCTGCTTGGCCACAAAATCTAGGCCCTAGTGGCCTGGCTGAGGATTCAAGAAGAGTAAACTTCACTGTCTTATCAGGAACTTCAATGGCTTGTCCTCATGTTAGTGGCATTGCTGCACTACTCCATTCAATTCATCCTAAATGGTCACCAGCTGCAATCAAGTCCGCGCTAATGACAACTGCAGACACAACAAACCACCAAGGAAAACCAATCATGGATGGTGACACACGAGCTGGACTTTTCGCCATAGGAGCTGGACATGTAAATCCTGGAAGATCCGATGATCCCGGATTGATATATGACATTAATGCAAATGACTATATCACTCACCTTTGCACTATTGGTTACAAAAACTCAGAAATCTTCAGCATTACTCACAAGAATGTCAGCTGCCACGACGTTTTACAGAAAAACAGGGGTTTTAGCCTCAATTACCCCTCTATTTCCGTAATCTTTAAGGCAGGAAAAACGAGAAAAATGATCACAAGGAGAGTGACAAATGTGGGGAGTCATAATTCAATCTACTCAGTTGAAATTGTGGCACCAGAAGGAGTTAAAGTGAGAGTTAAACCGCGACGTCTGGTATTTAAACATGTTAATCAAAGTTTAAGTTACAGAGTTTGGTTTATATCAAGGAAGAGAATTGGGACTCAAAGGAGAAGCTTTGCAGAAGGACAATTGATGTGGATCAACTCTAGAGATAAATACCAGAAAGTTAGAAGTCCTATTTCAGTTGCATGGGCATCAAAGAAGTGA